The genomic window taataaaaagtcAAACCCAATTGAGGATCCTAGGCCGGTTCGGTGGGAGAAACCAGAAGCGGAATGGATAAAGTGTAATGTTGATGCTGCGTTTGTGGTTGGGTCAGGTGTTACTTCTATGAGTCTTTGTTTTCGTGATACCAATGGGCATTTTGTGGCTGGCTTGACTCAATGACAGCAGCCTTTTTATTCCATAGTGGAAGGCGAAACATTGACACTATTACATGCAATGAAAGAGGCTATCCATCGTGGATTTGAGCGACtccaatttgaaagtgactcaaagttgTTGGTTGACGCCATCCATTTGAGAAGACGGGGCaattcggaatttagtttaattgttaacgacattattcttcttatgtcatcttctgtaaactttgaggttaagtttgttaggagacaagcgaatttggttgctcatactcttgctagggcggccaatgtttgggctagtttccatagatttgagattattcccttatatattgaacatttattagttactaatgaaatgaattaagtttgtttgattctaaaaaaaaaagtcaaatccAATATCTCGAAACTTGCGTTAGCCTGACACTGGTTTGTAAATACtgtagagtttttttttttttgacagttgGTTTGTAAATAGAGTCAGTACTCCCATAATTTGGCAAATGTATAATGTGATTAATTAATGTGTGTAACTGTGTTGACCATTTTTTTCTTATGATGATAAACCGAACCATATCCCAAAATTTACTATACTCACATCCGTCGCACACCATCCATATGCGTTAGATTGACACCATTTTTTTCATTCGTGGAtacaataacaattattaaaaaaaaaaaaaccatacacACCACTAAAAAGTCtcaaattcaaacataaatacAATGAAATCATCgatagttagttggttcagtaaTAATTGATATTATACTTGGTAGAGAGGACAAAAGTTCGATCCCGCACTTACGATCAGGAGAAGATTTGAacaacttgatgtcaaaactaaCATGCGAATTAAATTAGGCGGTCCAGCAGGCCGAATAGTGGTGGTGAAAAAAACAACACGGAAATCAAAATCCTAAAAAATGCCTTCCCCCTTTACTCGCTTCTCCAGGCCCAATAGAAATGGGACCCGCGACCCTACAACTTCTCCTGAATAAATACAACAGCGCAGTCACAAACACTTCATTCTCTGATTTTCCGTGAAATTttcgaaaaataattaaatattaaatacacaCACATTCATTCTCATTCATTTCAAGGGTTTGGACTTTAGCTCCTTCTTCTCTACCCTTTTTTCTCTCCAAATTCTTCACTCCGTTATATAGCTTCCGTGTTAGCGAAGCTTTTTATTTCCGCTTTAACTGCAAAACCGCATTTTCTACCTTTTCAATTTCATCGCTTCTACTCTTCAATGTATTATTGTTTGATTATGTGTATGTCAAATGTCAAATCGATTTTCACTCTTTTTATTgctttctatttttaatttttgcttcTATTTGTTTCCACTTTCACACGATAACATGAAATGCTTGCATGGAGGGTTTTGTTTTCGAGACTGTTAGCACAAACACTCTCTTCTGATTAGACGTCTTTGCGTGGTGTCTGACACCGACACATACAGTTACtttaattatatcattttctcaTATGATTACCGGTACCAACATGTGTCAGTGTCCAAGTGTCTGGCGTCTGTGCTTCATAACTGTCGActgaaattcatttttaatttgaaattattatgtaataaatgaataatttgTTTGCATTTGTGTAGAATTCGATTCAATTCAATGGAACAGTGCAGTTGGTAAATGCTTCGTTGAAAGTTTACTATTTGTAGGTATCAATGTAAGTCCTCACTTGCTACTTGTTAAATTGTGCCAATCTTTCATCACATGacttaagtttatgtttgaTTCCATTTTTAGAGGAGCCAAAGTTGATTCTAGCGaggtaaaattgattttgacatgtttggatTATCTAGAgtagaattaattttttctttggaattgattctacttaaggtagaaattgtagcttttgattctagaattgatttttacacttaaatttacaattcaactcacttttatatGAATGTATCCAAACACAAATTACTTTACTTTCAACTCAATTTTAGTCAAAATCAATGttacaaaatcattttttctcaCTGCAGAATGAAACCAATTTATTGAAGGGTCTGGTCCCTGGAGCATCATACACTATCCATTACTTATATCTCACTTTgggcatgtttggattgacttatttgaatttatctatTGACATAAGCACCTGTGAAACTGTTTGGaatgacttatttgaacttatttaatgacataaacacttgtgagattgtttgggAAAGTTTTGGGAAACAGATTGTGAGTTAGCGACATGtccattattttcataagctccacaagatagcttatgaaaacaacttatagtttATGTGAATACATTATgcctttattttatcttttgttatagaaataacttaatCATAAACATTTATCTGATAAGTGCTTAATCaaactgtttatccaaacagttTTTATATATTGAACTCAAGAGTTTGGAATTTCAATGCTCACCGTAATATATGACTTTGGCACCACACTTCCTCTGTTTTGATGCAGAACAGACGTTCCTTTTCTAGAAGAGCAAAGAGATAatccagtttttttttctccagGTAACATAGTTGCATTACTGTAGGAGCATATTGcatttttttggtagatgaaAGTGATGAAAAATTGGATAAAGTTCCTCTAAAATGACATTATCTTTGAAAAGCACACTGCAAAAGTATGTGTTTATCTTTTCTTGAATTATAGTGGGTTAAGTTCACATGGCTGTATATAACTTTAACTAAGCGAATAAACCTTAACTTAGGTCCATTACACAAAGACAAGAAGATAGAGAGATAAATCAACATATGATCTCAACAAGGTGGAGGAAATGGAGGGATACTGCATATGTAATTTGTGGCATAAATGTACTATTCTAGCTTAAAAGAAAACTTTATTGAACACTTACAAGGCTTATAATGTCGTATGATATGAAACTGAGTAATTGATGGTAAATTGCTAACAACAAAGTAAGCTTAGTGTTGTAGAGACGAGGATATTATGATGGCTGGAATGATTGCAcgagatgaaaaaaaaaagcatttggCAGTTTTAAGATAGAGACCAattagaaaagaaagaagatagaGTTTCATTTTAGGCTTGGTTCTTCTTGTTcatcttgtttttgttttcttacttATCCTTTGCCATAAAGCATGCCTCAGTATTTACCTTGGTACGTAAGCATGTAACACGAAGGACCACTATAAACCCTTACCACAACTTTTAATCTGCCCTTGCTGtaaattcaaaatgaaatgGCCTCCCCTACTTCTAAAATGTTACTTAACAATGAAAACAGTTGTTTTCCCTTTAGTTTTCATACTATATTTGTTATGCTTCTGTGTCCTATTCTGAAAGTTGCCAAAATTGTAATATTCCAGTTCATGAGTCTATTAAGAAAGATGTATCTTTGACgttttcctttatttttatttgtatgcaAAGTTCCCTTGAAATATACTGATAATAGTGTATATGTTTTTAGTTTGGTTTTCAATAACTTTCCTTTCATTTCACTGATCCTCTTGTTGGTGTTGCTCCGGTTCCGTTTTGTGATGtgcaggaaaaaaaattaactattgtGACATAAAGTTCAAGTTGATAGCAAGGACTGGTAAAAGGCCATTTGGAAGAGCAATAAAGTCTTGGCATACGAGTAGCTGTTTTGTTAGTGTAGAATTGTGTGAAATTACTTTTGGAACTACCATGCCTGTTAGTCCAAGGGTTATTATGGCCTTTAATGCTATGGAGGCCTTAGGAATCTCGAAGAAAGAGGTGAAACCAGTGTTGATAAATTTGCTTAAACTGTATGATAACAAATGGGAGCTTATTGAAGACGACAACTATCGGGCACTTATAGATGCATACTTTGAGTCAAAGGAAGATAAGGTTTCTCTAAAAACCTTTGCCCGTTTATACTTTATATCTACATTGATCAGTTTTTTTCTGATACCTTATTATATTCTTTCTGAAAGCAAGAAGAACATAAGAGAAAAGCTCCAATAAGTTGTCATGATGGTGAAAGACCAAAACAGAAACGTCACTTGGTAGATACAGACAACCAGGTTTCATCAGCTGACAACTCAAGACAAGTGTTATCTGTAGAAGACACTGGCATACCTCCAAAGACTTTTAAACAGGAAACTATGAAACCACCACAAACTTCCAGGCAAGGTATGAAGTCCGCAACCAGTTCACATGCATTTCAGAGAAGGTTGAGTGACGAAAAAAGGATCCCAAGTTTACCTCACATGACTGCTAGAGATAGAAAAAGTTATCCTGGGGCAGCATCATCTGCAGGGCATCACGAGGACCCAATTGATGAACCTATAAATCCTTGTATTCAGAGGAAAAACATGTCAACTGATCACTATCAGAAGAAGCTTATAACATCAGGAACTGAGAAACCTAAGCTTCATCTTGGATCTGTTTCGACAAGTTACAATGGTAATCATGACAGGCTTTCTAACGTCACGGcttttactatttttctttgttgttgtttaacATCAATTATGATTGAGTTTTCTACCATTTTGAGTCCTGAAAGGTCTCCCATCTTTCTTTCATTTGTCTTCAAGAAAGGTAGGATACTAGGAGTGGAGTTCCTGAAATCAGTTTGTTTGTAATATCAATGTTTCCTATCTTTTTTGCAACGgactttaaagaaaaaatgtccGAAAAGTGAGCTACTCTGATGTATTGTGCCCTATAACTAGATTATATTCATCAACTTATAGTTTTCTGTGGCTGCTGCCTAAGAAAGGCTGATGTTGTTGTACACTTAGTTTGAAGTTTCTTGATATGTATGCTGCTTTGTGaatttcttgttgattttcTATAGGTTTGCCTGATGCTTCAAATGGAAATCACTCTATCAAATCCCTCACAGAGGTGTATCAGAATACACACAAGATAGAAGATAAGTCAACATGCAATAATAACACCAGAACCAGTAAGGGTAATATTGATATTGCTTCTTCACCTTTGGGAGAAgttaaaatttctttaaattttgatGCTGCAATCAGACAAACAAATTTCCATATTCCTAATTTGGATGGTGTTATGAAATCTGTGGAGGAGAAATACCTGAGGACTTCCAAGACTGTTGAGCCCCAATTATCGGTGACGAAGCTATTAAACGATTTATGCAGAAGTGTTTTGAAGATGGGCTTGAATTTGAATCGAAAGGGGTCAACGCAAGCTCCTGCTGAGGATAAAAAGAAATCCTTTCGATATGTCGATGACATAACAAAAGGTTCAGAAAATGTTAAAATATCATTATTAGATGAAACTGAAAGTGAGGATTTTCCGAAGTTTAATTACATTCCATGTAATACAACGTATCAAAGTGCTAATGTCAACATTGCACTTGCTCGGATTGCGGATCAAGGTTGCTGTGCTGATTGTTCAGGCGACTGCCTTTCCTTACCATTTCCTTGTGCATGCTCTCAAGACACTGGTGGGGAGTTTGCTTACTCTTCACAAGGTTTATTGaaagaaaagtttttaaaagatTGCATGTCTATGATAAAGGAACCTCAAGATCATCATTATGTGTACTGTAATGAATGCCCAATTGAGAGGTCTAAGAATGAGACGAAACCTGAACCATGCAAGGGACATCTAGTTAGGAAGTTTATAAAGGAGTGCTGGAGGAAATGTGGATGTGACATGCAGTGTGGAAATCGGGTAGTGCAACGGGGTATAAGCCGTAAATTGCAGGTAAACTATTCTCTGAATAACTTGCAACTTATTTGATGAGAATTTTATTTACTTTCCTTTGTTTTAACATTTTGTTAtgaggctttgtctaacatgtacGAGCCTCTCAAGTGGTGCATGATGCACAAGTagtgaataacattataacgaatacaaattttacaaaatccaccgttgggttgaaagtttatatcatatagattatcgataattttttttaaagaaattgaaaatcatttgatatgttattgagacccatcaagattaatggtttattgGTAGATGAAGGCAAATGAGACTTGCAATATGTTTAGGGAATCATTTGTGTCTTTGATCCACTATTTCTATAAAAACTATTCTCTGAATACTTTTGCAACTCCTTTGTTGAAAAAGTTATTTActtttgttagttttattttgttatggTTATTAGATTAAGTTATGGAAAATTACAATACGTTTAAGGAAGgttatctatttttttactctacACCCTTATAATATAATGAAGATATCATAATGAAGTCAGAAATTCAGACTACTAGATTAAAAAGTAAAGTTTGTGGAATCATGTTATTGTATCAAAGGATTTGGATCACTAAATTACTTTGGTTCTATTATTGTTGCTAAACTTATTGTGTTTGATCTATGATTGGCACGTTATTACCTTTTATTCTTCAGGTGTTCTTGACTGAAGAAGGAAAGGGCTGGGGCGTTAGACCACTAGAAGATTTGCCCAAGGGATCCTTTGTATGTGAATACGCCGGGGAAATTTTAACAAATACAGAATTGTATGAAAGGATTGTACTAGGTACCGGCAATGACAGACATACATATCCTGTAACGCTTGATGCAGACTGGGGCTCAGAAGTGGGATTAAAGGATGAAGAGGCATTATGCTTGGATGCAACATATAATGGGAATGTGGCAAGATTCATCAATCATAGGTACTCTTTAAAATTCAATAACATTTTTCTAATTTGGACGAAATTGAATAGCCTCAAATGCTTTTTGCCTGAAATTCCGCTAGGGTGCTATCCTGATCATTCTGGACTAACAATACCTATTTTCTGCATCCGAAATTTCTCTTTGTTTTCCATTatgattgttattttttgtttcatttatgTCAGAGTCTACTATGAAATAGCATTTTCACTTTCCACTTTTTGTTTTAACCCAAGATTGATTGAAGTCCATCACTTGTACCGTTTTGCATTCATCTTTTTTGTTCTTCCGTAcagccaatattttttttgtcaagccTGGCTAGAATTCCACCCTTAATGTCTTGCGATGTCCCTTTccaattgtttttctttgtattatgttaatttataatatctggtaaattctaatatggaccacttcatcaagtggttcatggcggaccagtcatgaataacattataacgaatacgaattttacaaaatccactgttggattgaaagtttatatcatatagatcacccataaaaaaaatttagaaaaattgaaaatcatttgatacgttattgagactcatcaagattaacggtttattaaatgacgtaaatcttgatgggctcaataacatatcaaatgattttaaaaaaaatttaaaaaaattatggatgatataggatataaactttcaatccaacagtaaatttcataaaattcatattcggtagatcacttgtccacgatggaccacttgtgaaggtggtccaccgtcgCATTAGCCATAATATCTACTATGTCATCTAAATTTCAGTTTCAATATTCATCATTTGGCTTTTTCTAACATGAAAGAATGATTCAGGTGCATGGTGTGcaagtcatgaataacattataacgaatacgaattttacaaaatccactgttggattgaaagtttatatcatagatcatccataattttttttaaagaaattgaaaatcatttaatatgttattgagactcatcaagattaatggtttgcACCACTTGAACGACTCTTTCAGGTTAGACATGTCCTCATGATTGATGTTTCTAAATttgaaattgagaaaaaaaaaattgtgttgttAAGGGATAAATTTGTACAGAAAAATGTCCAACTAAAGTTTGTAGTTAGTCTTGGAGTTCcctttgatttgttaaaggtAAAAGTTTGTTTAGAAAAAATGTCCAACCAAAATTAATTTAGTATTTACTGATAGTTAACTTTAAAATTCTctctatataatatattttttctattgtGCATTtgtgtgtgtctatatatatatatatatatattttattgcaTACACCTATCTatgttatttaaatttatatttaactaGAAAAATGGCCGACCGAAATTAGTAGTTAATAGTTACTGTTAATAGTTAACTTTGGAGTTAATATGATTTCCATGTTCTTAATTCTAGATGCTATGATTCAAATCTGATAGATATTCCTGTTGAAGTGGAGACACCTGACCGCCACTATTATCATGTGAGAATTTGTTTTTATAGGCTTTTATTTTAACATATTAATGTAGATTAAATCATCACTTTTctcattaaattattaatatctGATTTAATCTCTGAAAACTATATAAATACAAGGTTCATGCTAATACCAAAAGAACCAAAAAATAAGTTGTGTTGAAGAGTCTTTTAGAATTAAGTGTTGAATCAAACTCAACCTTATAAAAACGGTTTGTAAGATGAGAATTATCTCTTACTTATAGACTCATGTCAGACAAACTCACATCCGATGTGCAACTTCTTAACAAAAACTTCTTAACAAAGAgtatacaaatttttttttgttacaaagagGGCATAAAACCCGGAGAATACAAATATTTGATCATTTAAGATACtggttaacattttcctaaataTATAGTACTGCCTTCGTACCAAATTGTAAGTcagtttgagaaaaaaaaattgtactaaattataagtcactttacaTTATCAAtgtatttttcctattatacccttaactatttattactcttttttctttcaattcttcactTTATCTTTTCAATACcattaatgaaggacaattttgtaaactaactcataatttctcttttccatacaacatcaattatatttattattttgtgtaattTGGCCAAAGTGACTTACATTGTGGTACGGAGGAAGGAATAACTAGTGCTTGAAGTATATAAAATCCAACAATTTAGTCTTCTATTACGATGTTAGAGACTAATTGACGAATTTTCATTcactttaaaattttgattgacGGATTTCATATACTCTAGAGactacttattatatttatatagtttaGGGATTGAAGAAATTGTGATAATTTACGGACTAAATTGATGATTTTTATTCTATAATGTACTCAAATCAACGGAGGACTACGAAAGTTGACTTTTGAGGAtgaatttatagtttattttggtCATTGTCTGCAGCTTGCCCTCTTTACAAACAGAGATGTGAGTGCATACGAGGAGTTGACATGGGTAAGTCCATTAGACCAACACATGACATTTGCTTCTTATTTGTGTTTAAGTAGTTGCATTAAAATAGTGACATATAAAGCATCCTTTTGATTGTGTATTTGTATTGTAAATATGGTTTCTGATATTGAATTCTTAATTTTCTGTCGTTTAAATTCTATGAAGATGTTTGGTACACTCTCCATCCGCAAATATCTTGAACAAAGGGTATAGCATATGATGAGTTAAGAATGCAGGAATAATGGAATTAATTAGGTAGCTTagttcaagtgattaatgaattcATCTAAAGATAAATTGTTCAGGAGAAAAAGTCTCTATATTATAGGgatcaaaatcatatttaaccctttaaaTTGTTGCAAAAGTTgttcaatttttgttgtttaaatgACATAAGTACACAAAACAAAGGCATCTAAAAAGTAGCTATGATTCTTGACTCCTAGGTCCCTAGATGAAGATGATAGTGTACTAAACTCTTTTAACTTTGCATTCATCAGAAGTTGTTTTGATGTCATTTATGTGCGACATTGTTTGCAGGATTATGGTATTGACTTTGATGATCATACCCATCCTATTAAAGCATTCAAATGTTGTTGTGGAAGCGCTTTCTGCCGTGATAAGAAACAAAAAGGTCAGTTTGATAAAATTTTGGAGTTTCTATATATTTGAGGGTTTTAGATTTTTAGTTCAAtgaaatgaataaaatttcatgcaaAGTGGGGGACTACTACTCACCTGTCTTTTTCCTTCACTCCTTTTAGCTCCCTCCCTTTTATTCTAAACACTCAAATAAAGGTTAGCTAAAAAACTACGTTGCTTTCATTTTGTTATGTTTATGCAGGAACTAGAAAACTCAAGCATACATATATAGAGTAGTTGAGTTTTATCAAGAGGTTGAGTCTACCGGAATGGGTTAGAGACTTTCACTACACGGAGAACTAAAATTCGAATCTTAATTGCAAGAAATGTTCACATTCAATGTCCGACAGTGTCTCAAGTACGATTACTTCTCGCCGAAGCAACTCACATACGAGGAAGCAACTCACATAAAGTACAGAAACAGTTGAGATTTTATTGGTATAGTATTGTTGCTGTTACGGTACATGGCAGCCATGTAGGTGAAACTTGTAAGAAATTTATGATAGAAATCCTCCAACAGTTCCCAAATTTTGAGAaagcattttttaaaaaaattataaaacagggaaaaaaaataatatagaaagaACATTTATTTTAATGCTGAAAAATGTTAGAGAATGTGTTGTTATCATTGATTACTTTTGTCAATGGATAATATTAGTAACACACTACCAATAATGAATTGGTTTAAGTGATAAGGGATTTGAATTTCTTAAGTAAGTGGTTATTAATTCGATCTTTATCTCttacatttgaaaaaaaaatatagttgagAGGGAGAACTTACAATGTGTGTGCTCCACAAGTTTTCTAATGAAAATTAGTCACTACTAAACGGCCGAACAATGATGAAAATTTTGTACTTAaaacatagtaaaaaaaaagttagaaacaCATGTCAAAACACAtctttttattggttaaaatttataagtaTCACACAAAGTTTATATAGGAAGTACATGATTTGGTAGGGTACATATAAATTTTAGCTAATAAATAGTTTTTGAATGGTTTAGCTAATAAATAGTgtgttgaaaaatatgtttttagcaTTCTTCTTCATTAAAAACTGACATATCAGCATATCATTTTCTATGTTAGTCTCATTTAATGGTAGGGATCAATTTTGCGGATGGAAAATTTTAAGGGATTATTATTcgactaaaaaaatttaagggactaaaaataaaagttgcaatatttataaaaacgaaaaatatatttaacccaaaaatcttttatattataagcttgtatacacaagcaaactctaaaccctaatttgttttccctgttttccctcgattttatcttgcaattttcattaaaaaataatacaactagaactttgacccatgcggtgcatgagtctaattgggcgtaatatgtaacaataaaaaataaaatacaaaaattttaagagcattttcaataagagtagtataggaaatttcatggactaattattctatatttgtttatgtgcttattttatattttatatattttttaaataattttggaaccccgtcgttttgtttacttattaaaaaaaaaattactgataactaaaggttaaaaaattgatgataattaaaggttaaaaaaaaattaaagacataatcaagaacataaacttaagtagacatccataaataaataaaaattgtgattaattctgccgttcaaatttattgaaaacagggttaacatattaggattcctaaattctttcataattgaagcacatgttttagcggttgaaaggttttattgtaagtaagggatgcaggttcaatgacaaatctgtattttgttaatataaagctgcaataaaaagaaagagaaaatgagaggggaaaaaatttggtttagggttagcttatgttagcaagcttataatatatgatattatcggtttttaattgtttaaattgtgcaatgaaaattgatggtgcttaattgtcgtatgaaatatttcctatgaaagttgatgaagcttaacactttgtggacatagtttaaatcacaattggtctgctagtgcatattgtatcaattgatcatcggttaatattaaattt from Trifolium pratense cultivar HEN17-A07 linkage group LG1, ARS_RC_1.1, whole genome shotgun sequence includes these protein-coding regions:
- the LOC123903157 gene encoding LOW QUALITY PROTEIN: histone-lysine N-methyltransferase SUVR4 (The sequence of the model RefSeq protein was modified relative to this genomic sequence to represent the inferred CDS: substituted 1 base at 1 genomic stop codon), translating into MPVSPRVIMAFNAMEALGISKKEVKPVLINLLKLYDNKWELIEDDNYRALIDAYFESKEDKFFSDTLLYSFXKQEEHKRKAPISCHDGERPKQKRHLVDTDNQVSSADNSRQVLSDEKRIPSLPHMTARDRKSYPGAASSAGHHEDPIDEPINPCIQRKNMSTDHYQKKLITSGTEKPKLHLGSVSTSYNGLPDASNGNHSIKSLTEVYQNTHKIEDKSTCNNNTRTSKGNIDIASSPLGEVKISLNFDAAIRMGLNLNRKGSTQAPAEDKKKSFRYVDDITKGSENVKISLLDETESEDFPKFNYIPCNTTYQSANVNIALARIADQGCCADCSGDCLSLPFPCACSQDTGGEFAYSSQGLLKEKFLKDCMSMIKEPQDHHYVYCNECPIERSKNETKPEPCKGHLVRKFIKECWRKCGCDMQCGNRVVQRGISRKLQVFLTEEGKGWGVRPLEDLPKGSFVCEYAGEILTNTELYERIVLGTGNDRHTYPVTLDADWGSEVGLKDEEALCLDATYNGNVARFINHRCYDSNLIDIPVEVETPDRHYYHLALFTNRDVSAYEELTWDYGIDFDDHTHPIKAFKCCCGSAFCRDKKQKGTRKLKHTYIE